The DNA segment ctattttgttaaacaaattcCTCGTTGATATTTCAGGGCAGTACTCTGTGGTTGAACCAGATGGCGCAATCCGCACTGTGGACTATACAGCAGACAAACATAATGGTTTCAATGCTGTTGTCCATAGAACTCCTCCTATTTCGCCTCATGAAGCCCATTTTGTACATTAATTCCGTTTGATATAGTTTTTCCATTTatgaactaaataatattttattgatttttaaacaattattcttttaaaagtttattgttgttatttatgtatatgttataaatatgttgTGTGTTATGtcgaaaatatgtaattatcaaaccttaaatgattaaatttttttatttaattgtaaaataatttttaatgtgtttttttgttagtttattgtatttgtcaCACTGAAGTACCTGAGTAGACatgttatttcaatattattaagctTAAGATTgtgtaagaatatttttagttgtttaataaataaataataaatattttatttatcactttaaattatacttacatCCCCGGCCCATAATTACATAGTTAGTtgataatgtataataaaatacttctgTGCCGTTCTACTATTTTTTTCTGGATTAGAATTCAGCTCCTACAGTTacatataaacacaatttcaatcattaaacaaatatcttattcgataaataaaaatttataaaataaaaatatcatttattgatatatataactCAATAAAAAgtctacaaaaaaataggGCTAATACAGAATAACTGGTAATAAaccttcaatattttaaatcaccaagtttttattgaacaaaTAGGGAATGTAAGAAGCTgcattcatttataaaattaaaacgtcatattataatatattgtacataattaatcatgtcaatgtttttataagtttcatacaaatataggCCAGgtcatattttaagaattgcgCTAATGCCTACGCAGACCAGCATTCTTTGACGCCAGACAGTCTGGCTAACGTCCACATCGTGCCAAAATCACAAGACTCCTCAGTACTCTCTTTGTTGTGGAAGTGTGATCATCAAAACACAAGACTTAAAATGTGAAATCAATATtctaaaatgaatttatatttgcggataatttttattgctttgcTGGTAGACTTGTTGGACACGAAGCACGCGCCGACAAGCGATGTGGGCGCTATTAGAAAATCGCTAGAGGAGCATCAAGATAAGctgttagtaaataaaagtaaaattaaaaacactcCATTGGTAGTAGGTAACGTAACAAAAACTCAAATAAAACCAGCAATCATAAAGAAACAAGAACACGATAAGCCTAAGCTAATTACTCGAGAACAAATAAGCGACTGGGCCAACGAAATACGCGATAGATTATTTGAAATAGAAGAAAAGGTTGTTAGAAGAGAGGTTTTATGGAAAGGTTTCTCAGATATCACAGTAGAGGTAAGAAATGGATCAGCAATTTTGGAAAGAGTAGCTAATGCTTTAGAAGATGTCTTTGAAAAACGGGGAAAAGCAGCCGAAGCTATTATGCGTCGAGCGGAAGAGCTGTctaaaaacataatgaaaaacaaatttgaagCACCGCCAAACTATACGTACGATAATAGTGTTGACTTAGACGTTTTGAAAAAAGTGGAGCCTACTGAAAGTGTGTGGGAATTTTCGTCTAATTGTAAgagcattaataaaattaaattgcaaaAGAGTACACATTTTAATGCAATGATTTCATTAGAGGCAAGCAGTGCTCACGTTGCTGCAGAAGTGTTCACGTGTGATCCAAAAGTAACACCACACTTATATTGGTCCGAAGGACTGCTGTCCACTTTTCGTGAGAATTATGCCCAAGATGCTACGCTTGACTTTCAGTATTTTTGTAGTGCCCAAGGATTTTTAAGACATTATCCCGCGGCCTTATGGCAAAGCTTGTATAACGTTAATATTGAAGCGGATGATGTATTTGACTGTCGTCTAAGACCATGGTACGTAAGTGCCGGTGGAGCGCCTCGCGATATCCTCATTTTATTAGATGCTTCAGGTTCTATGTACAATTCATCAAATAAAGTGACAGCCGAACATTTCACTGGGACACTTTTAAACGCTTTAACAGATGACGATTATGTAAATGTGTTACGATTTAACAGAACAGTTAAATCCCCAATAAGTTGCTTTACTGACAAACTAGTTCCTGCCAATAATGTGAATACAGCAGCTATGATAGCAGTCCTTAAAAGTCAAAAGATGAAAAATGAGTCCATGATAGGTGATGTCCTTGCATATTCTGTTCAATTATTAAAGAAGCAAAGAAATCTTGAAAGGCCACCATCTTGTCAGCAAGCAATTGTTTTAGTAACCGATAGTTTGTATATAGATTACACGAAGTTAATGAAACAATTAGATCCCGACGGAAAAATCAGACTATTTATAATGTGGCTACATGACCAATACGGTTTACGAGATAATACTCGAGTATTAGCAAGTGCGTTAAGTTGTGAGCGGGATGGCTATTTCGCAGAGCTTATTACTGATTCGGATGTGACAGAGCAAGTTATGAGGATACTTCGTGTGATGGAACGACCATTAGTGGGTCAAAGAAAACACCGGATAAAAGTTCATAGTGACGTATATGCTCATATGGAAGATCCAAGGCGTGGGGAATTCTATTGGCAACAAAAAGAAAACGTAGAGCAAGAATATCGTTATCGACAATtgcgtaaaaataaaaataaatttctaaaaacGGCTAGTAAAGACGTCACTCATATGGAAAAACTACATAAATATGGGCAGTATTATGAAGATCAAGAAGTTAATTATAGACTAGAAGTAAGCATTTCTATTCCAGTTTTCGAAAGTACGATAGTTGAAAATATAACGATAAAATTAGACGAAGAAAAACAGCGTAATTCTACAAGGTCGTATCCGGTCAATCGTCTGTTAGGAGTAGCTGGTGTAGACATACCGCTTgatcatttaaaattactattccCTTATTACCTAACGGGTTCTGGTGGGACCATCTTTTTGGTAGATCACCGAGGTAATATTGTACTGCACGATAACACTAAACCCGTTTTTGACGGTGATATTTTAAGACCTGGCTATCGAACTGTTGATTTATTAGATGTAGAACAGCCAGCCGAAGACCATTATGCCAGAGAGTATCCACAAGAATGGCTCGATTTTAGAAACGCAATAGTTATTGACGAACCGAAAGGCTCAAAGACGATGTTTGCTAAAAGTGTCTATGAAAAAGGAATTAGAGTATTTCTAGAGATGAGAGATTATCACTGGAAACGTATCCTTAATCATTACACGCTCGTAGTATCTCTTCCAAAGTATAACCAACAACACGCTGTACCCAATGCAGACTTCACACAAAAGCTAGCGGAAGATGCGCTCAGTGCTTTATTAGGAACAGATTTTGCAGTACATCCGGAATGGTTATATTGTAGGCACGTCGATCCTCATTTCGATTCTAGAGAGTTAGAAGTTCTTCATTTTCTTAGACGTAGAAGAGATGAACCTAACTTTTTGCCAAAGaaaatcaaacatttattCTCCCCAATACCACTGACATTGCTTGAGAAACCTTATCAATGTGATATGGAATTAATGGGAAGGCTCAGTAAAGAGGCATCTGCTACCCAACAGTGGGCTCTTGAACACGAAGACCCTGATACGGATCGAGACTGTTCTGCATGTCTTCTCGGATCCAATACGGCATTCTTTGCTACTGAGAATGGTTTGACTCGTTGGCAATTATATCATGCAACAAGTGCCCATGCAGATCCACCTGAAGGTTCTGTATGGCCAATGGGCCCATCAGAAGCTTGGTATCGCCGAGCCAGTGCATACCCTGACACGCTTATAATACACGCACCTATACCAGCCGTTAAAACGCTGAGAAACACTGAACCTGCAATTCCCCCACTTGAGCAACGTTGGCAATGGTTGACAGCTGCCAGAACTCTAAGTCACCCAAAGACGCAAGGAATTATTGGTGTTGCCGGCTATCATTTTTATCCCAGACATTTAAATGACTTACTAGAATCTATAACAAATTATCACTGTGCTCTTGAAGACGAATCAAAGTGTGAGGCTCGTTGCGATGGAAAGAATTGGGCATGCGTTTTAATCGATGACGCTGGATGGATTGTCGCTGACCAAGATAACGATGAAACTATGAATAAACATCTTGCCAATGAATATCCCATTGCAATGAAAGCTTTACTGAATGCTAGTATCTTTAAAGTACGTTGGGTCCACGATTATCAAGGCGTTTGTTTTCCTCCAAAAGATGAAGACCTTAGCGCAGCAGCTCCAACATTATCCTCTATAACTTTATCGTTATGGAGATCAATTAAAGcaatatcatatatatcgcgtgaattaatgatttatttatatttcattttatctcATAGAACAGTAAATGGCGACACAGAATTTGAAAAGGAGAAACGACGTAAGCGTCTTCGTCGTGACTTCGAGCGTGAAAAGTATGAGAGACTACACGATGATCGTGTATTACTTAATCGAACGAGATTTACTGCCTGTGATAGAAGCAGGCCATTATATGAGTTTCAGAGAAGTAAAAAAGCTACTGAAGCATTAAAGCGACCGGCTAAGCCTTGTACATGGCCTCTGGTCGCAAGTGAAATACCTCAGACAAATCTCATACTAATCGCTATTTACAAGCTGTGTCCTTACAAAGGAGTACCTTTGAATAACTCCTTGGTAAATGAACTTGTGGAAATGAAACATGATACCACTTTGAGAGGCTCAGCCAGTCGGCTTGCTTGTTGGCGCAATAAAGTGCCCTTACCGGCTCGACCTCCGCCTACTACATGCTATCCTCATAATTACTCTTTTGAAGAAGGGTATAGGCAATGTGGGCCTTGGTTGCCGGATCCTGAAGATGGTGGTAATAGTCTTAAGCTTGGgacaataatattttgcttTATGATTACCGTTCACATAATTCACAATAGATTCTTTtttctattacaataatacTGTGTAAGTACTTTATTGATGCTTCTATTTCAGAGTAGCGTTAATCTAAAGACTctgctttttataaatatacacgaggattaaatctatataatattttcccaattctaacttttaaattgaaaaccgTAAGAAGACTGTAGTCTTAATATGGATccattgtttattattgtatttagttTAACTGTAGATCtgttataatgtaaaaaacagtccgcaataaatacataatagtaATCAGATGTTTTAATTGCAACTCTTTGAACTTctaagtataatttataatgaattaataaatatctattcaCAGAAAATACATTCATAGTTATCtaactaactactaactactaactaatttctttactaagattattaacaCTAAGATTAGTGTTATGTAGGAATAAAGAAGCATTTTGGcatgttatttttgtaaatacgtTCTTCTGAACGCTCATCtaacaataatgtaataataataattatgccgcatttatttcttaaaacattCATCATTACAGAAGATACacactattaaaattatctatagataaataattatatttttctttcaagGACCTCTTATAGAGATTAGGTGTCTTCCAACTGGTTCCATCCTTTAGCTCGTCAGCCCTCCGTGCAAGATGGTGAACTCTCTTTCTTGTCCCTGGTGGCGCTTACCACCTTGTGACCCTGTTCGTCCTTCTGACAGTGTGCACGTGAGCTGTGTGGCCCATTCATTTCCGCTTAAGTTTTTTTTCCAATGTGATACAGCATCAAtcacttttgttttctttcttctGTTTAtctaatagataaatataattggatGGCCAAGATTTGATTCTTATGCACTTGTATTTGTACACTTTAATGGAGGTTGTTCATAAAAACCACTTGTCACTTGTAGATTACCTAACATTAAAAATCCACAGTCAAGTTTACTtagctaaatattttaatttaagtaattttaccTATGTTTTCTTATGGCTTTCTCATTCATTTATGTTATCTTAGTTTAAGAAATGTACTGTATTATTATAGCTATATAGATTGAAGGATTTATGTTTAAAGGTATGTAACTCACAGATTCCGTGCTACAATAACCGTGAGAGATAGATTACCTCGGTGATAATGGTATATCTATACAATGTactcatatatacatatgtatagtGAGTGAGTGTTAACTAACACTGATGAAGAACGTAATAAATGTAGTTAAAAAGAGGTTatgttattgaatatttttgaagtgaaacttctttatcggcgttggaaaacaatttatgcgtcacatttttccgttacgcgccctctttttcttgtccataccatggttgattcgaagccattaataacaaaaatatataataacgataacaatgatagtaataattcttttacaattaatgaaattctgtaatagccttttgttaaactttatttaaccaatttctgtaaattttcatatacaatatttcgaaaaataaggtcatagagaagtttcacttcttacgtgtgtaccctagtacacgcacacattttttgtttctCTAAGAAATAATCCAATGTTTTTCTCAGGATTTCCCCTACCCTTGTATTCAGGGAAGTTTTCCATCtcttatattttcaataaaaatatacataaattaaaataatactcatCAAGTTAAACGTCTCGTGAGATGCATCCagatacaacatttttatttacattattaatgcGAGATCCATTCTTGTCTTTGTTTTcggatttttaatattttttcgcaGAATAGTTCCAGGCACGGTCTGTGCTTCGTTAACATGTCCTGTATTTAGTATACGGTCTACTGTCTTTTGTGTTTGTTGCTTCAGGTCGTGTATGGACAGTGCGAATAAAGGGCAATGTGACACATGTTCAGCGATTTCTTCGCCAGTACTGAAGACACATGTTGGGCT comes from the Pieris brassicae chromosome 4, ilPieBrab1.1, whole genome shotgun sequence genome and includes:
- the LOC123708413 gene encoding voltage-dependent calcium channel subunit alpha-2/delta-3-like encodes the protein MNLYLRIIFIALLVDLLDTKHAPTSDVGAIRKSLEEHQDKLLVNKSKIKNTPLVVGNVTKTQIKPAIIKKQEHDKPKLITREQISDWANEIRDRLFEIEEKVVRREVLWKGFSDITVEVRNGSAILERVANALEDVFEKRGKAAEAIMRRAEELSKNIMKNKFEAPPNYTYDNSVDLDVLKKVEPTESVWEFSSNCKSINKIKLQKSTHFNAMISLEASSAHVAAEVFTCDPKVTPHLYWSEGLLSTFRENYAQDATLDFQYFCSAQGFLRHYPAALWQSLYNVNIEADDVFDCRLRPWYVSAGGAPRDILILLDASGSMYNSSNKVTAEHFTGTLLNALTDDDYVNVLRFNRTVKSPISCFTDKLVPANNVNTAAMIAVLKSQKMKNESMIGDVLAYSVQLLKKQRNLERPPSCQQAIVLVTDSLYIDYTKLMKQLDPDGKIRLFIMWLHDQYGLRDNTRVLASALSCERDGYFAELITDSDVTEQVMRILRVMERPLVGQRKHRIKVHSDVYAHMEDPRRGEFYWQQKENVEQEYRYRQLRKNKNKFLKTASKDVTHMEKLHKYGQYYEDQEVNYRLEVSISIPVFESTIVENITIKLDEEKQRNSTRSYPVNRLLGVAGVDIPLDHLKLLFPYYLTGSGGTIFLVDHRGNIVLHDNTKPVFDGDILRPGYRTVDLLDVEQPAEDHYAREYPQEWLDFRNAIVIDEPKGSKTMFAKSVYEKGIRVFLEMRDYHWKRILNHYTLVVSLPKYNQQHAVPNADFTQKLAEDALSALLGTDFAVHPEWLYCRHVDPHFDSRELEVLHFLRRRRDEPNFLPKKIKHLFSPIPLTLLEKPYQCDMELMGRLSKEASATQQWALEHEDPDTDRDCSACLLGSNTAFFATENGLTRWQLYHATSAHADPPEGSVWPMGPSEAWYRRASAYPDTLIIHAPIPAVKTLRNTEPAIPPLEQRWQWLTAARTLSHPKTQGIIGVAGYHFYPRHLNDLLESITNYHCALEDESKCEARCDGKNWACVLIDDAGWIVADQDNDETMNKHLANEYPIAMKALLNASIFKVRWVHDYQGVCFPPKDEDLSAAAPTLSSITLSLWRSIKAISYISRELMIYLYFILSHRTVNGDTEFEKEKRRKRLRRDFEREKYERLHDDRVLLNRTRFTACDRSRPLYEFQRSKKATEALKRPAKPCTWPLVASEIPQTNLILIAIYKLCPYKGVPLNNSLVNELVEMKHDTTLRGSASRLACWRNKVPLPARPPPTTCYPHNYSFEEGYRQCGPWLPDPEDGDSVLQ